In a single window of the Elaeis guineensis isolate ETL-2024a chromosome 8, EG11, whole genome shotgun sequence genome:
- the LOC105061424 gene encoding delta(3,5)-Delta(2,4)-dienoyl-CoA isomerase, peroxisomal produces MDAAEAETELKKGFETLEVVQKDRSVPVYHIYLNRPAQRNALTLPFFSELPRALAALDRLPSARALVISGHGPHFCAGIDLSSLASITAAPSSDDPAAVRELLRRRILALQDAISAVERCRKPVVAEIHGACVGGGVDLAAACDIRCCSEDAFFSVKEVDLALAADLGTLQRLPAIVGYGNAADLALTGRRVSASEAKAMGLVSRVFPSRQALEEGVAALAGGLAEKSSLAVMGTKAVLLRSRDLTMDQGLDYVATWNAAMLMSRDLEEAVSARLQKRKPVFSKL; encoded by the exons ATGGATGCGGCGGAGGCGGAGACGGAGCTAAAGAAGGGGTTTGAGACCCTGGAGGTGGTCCAGAAGGACCGGTCCGTCCCGGTCTACCACATCTACCTGAACCGGCCGGCCCAGCGCAACGCCCTtaccctccccttcttctccgaactcccccGCGCCCTCGCCGCCCTCGACCGCCTCCCCTCCGCCCGTGCCCTCGTCATCTCCGGCCACGGCCCCCACTTCTGCGCCGGCATCGACCTCTCCTCCCTCGCCTCCATCACCGCCGCCCCCTCCTCCGACGACCCGGCCGCCGTCCGCGAGCTCCTCCGCCGCCGGATCCTCGCGCTGCAGGATGCGATCTCGGCCGTCGAGCGCTGCCGGAAGCCGGTGGTGGCGGAGATCCACGGCGCCTGCGTCGGCGGCGGGGTCGACCTCGCCGCCGCCTGCGACATCCGGTGCTGCTCCGAGGACGCCTTCTTCTCCGTCAAGGAGGTCGACCTGGCCCTCGCCGCCGACCTCGGGACGCTTCAGCGCCTGCCGGCGATCGTCGGGTACGGGAACGCCGCCGATCTGGCGCTCACGGGGCGGCGGGTCTCGGCGTCGGAGGCCAAGGCGATGGGGCTCGTCTCGAGGGTTTTCCCCTCTCGCCAGGCGTTGGAGGAGGGCGTCGCCGCCCTCGCCGGTG ggTTGGCGGAGAAGTCGAGTTTGGCGGTGATGGGAACGAAGGCGGTGCTGCTGAGAAGCAGAGATCTGACGATGGATCAGGGGCTGGACTACGTCGCTACATGGAACGCGGCGATGCTCATGTCACGTGACCTAGAGGAGGCCGTCTCCGCCCGGCTCCAGAAGCGGAAGCCCGTCTTCTCCAAGCTGTGA